CTGTTATTTTCTTCTGGCCAATGGATTTCACTTTTGTTTGCCCTTCTGAGCTGATTGCTTTCGACCATCGCTATGAAGAATTCCAAAAACGTGGTGTTGAAGTTATCGGTGTATCTTTCGATTCTGAGTTCGTTCACAACGCATGGCGTAAAACTCCAATCAACGAAGGCGGCATCGGCGAAGTCAAATATCCAATGGTCGCTGACATCAAACGTGACATCATGAAAGCTTACGGTATTGAGCACCCAGAAGCGGGCGTTGCTCTGCGTGGTTCTTTCCTGATTGACAAAAATGGTGTTGTCCGTCATCAAGTGGTTAATGATCTGCCACTGGGCCGTAACATCGATGAAATGCTGCGTAT
The sequence above is drawn from the Xenorhabdus ishibashii genome and encodes:
- a CDS encoding peroxiredoxin C → MVLVTRQAPDFTAAAVLGNGEIVNNFNLKKHLNGRPAVIFFWPMDFTFVCPSELIAFDHRYEEFQKRGVEVIGVSFDSEFVHNAWRKTPINEGGIGEVKYPMVADIKRDIMKAYGIEHPEAGVALRGSFLIDKNGVVRHQVVNDLPLGRNIDEMLRMVDALQFHEEHGEVCPAQWAKGEEGMGASPEGVAKYLTKNADKL